In a genomic window of Glaciimonas sp. PCH181:
- a CDS encoding heme-binding protein, which produces MESLKLDLKLAQDLLAYAIGQAKQKFDKPICVAVCDAYGFLIGFGRADGAPVRSISLAQQKAYTSTRMGSTTTAFLGRLRKEDIPIGFFCDPLLTALSGGALLADPAGRVLGAIGISGLSPVEDQALADGSAGFITQYHDPHGTS; this is translated from the coding sequence ATGGAAAGTTTAAAATTGGATTTGAAATTGGCGCAAGACCTACTCGCGTATGCGATCGGGCAGGCTAAACAAAAATTTGATAAACCGATTTGCGTGGCGGTGTGTGACGCTTACGGATTTCTGATCGGCTTTGGGCGCGCCGACGGCGCGCCGGTGCGCAGCATTTCACTGGCGCAGCAAAAGGCCTATACGTCGACCCGCATGGGTAGCACGACTACCGCATTTCTCGGCCGGCTGCGTAAAGAAGATATTCCGATTGGTTTCTTTTGCGATCCCTTGCTAACCGCATTGTCCGGCGGCGCGCTGCTCGCCGATCCCGCTGGTCGCGTGCTGGGCGCTATCGGCATCAGTGGACTATCACCGGTTGAAGACCAGGCGCTCGCCGATGGCAGCGCGGGCTTTATCACGCAATACCACGACCCGCACGGTACAAGCTGA
- a CDS encoding D-glycerate dehydrogenase — MLKSNVYITRMIPQETIDALRQFHDVEVNPYDRALTRDELLQQVRGRDAVITLLTDKVDGEVLDAAGPQCKIFANYAVGFNNFDLKAATQRGVIMTNTPGVLDDATATHAWALLLATARRISESERYVRAGQWHGWAPMAFIGQDVDHKTLGIAGLGRIGSKFARKAAAFDMKVIYTNAVREPEFERQYGATFVDKATLLRESDFLSLHLPLLPDTHHYIGAKELASMKPTAVLINAARGPLIDEQALVAALRNKVIWGAGLDVFEEEPNIAAGLAELDNVVIVPHIASATIQTRLAMGKIATDNVISVLKGEPPHTCINPEVLK, encoded by the coding sequence ATGTTGAAATCCAACGTCTACATCACCCGCATGATTCCGCAGGAAACCATTGACGCCTTGCGCCAGTTTCACGATGTCGAGGTCAACCCGTATGACCGGGCGCTGACTCGCGACGAACTTCTACAACAGGTGCGCGGCCGCGATGCGGTCATAACGCTGCTCACGGATAAGGTCGACGGCGAGGTGCTCGATGCCGCCGGACCGCAATGCAAGATCTTTGCGAACTATGCAGTCGGCTTCAATAACTTCGACCTGAAAGCTGCCACGCAGCGCGGCGTGATAATGACCAACACGCCCGGCGTGCTAGATGACGCGACCGCCACTCATGCGTGGGCGCTCCTGCTTGCCACCGCACGTCGCATCTCGGAGTCGGAGCGCTATGTGCGCGCAGGCCAGTGGCATGGCTGGGCACCGATGGCCTTCATTGGACAGGATGTAGACCACAAGACGCTTGGCATCGCGGGGCTTGGTCGGATCGGTTCAAAATTCGCGCGCAAGGCAGCGGCCTTCGACATGAAGGTGATCTACACCAATGCCGTGCGCGAACCCGAATTCGAACGCCAATACGGGGCGACCTTCGTCGACAAGGCAACGCTGCTGCGCGAGTCGGACTTCTTGTCGCTTCATCTGCCGCTACTGCCGGACACTCATCACTACATTGGCGCAAAAGAGCTGGCGTCGATGAAACCGACCGCGGTACTGATCAATGCGGCGCGTGGCCCACTAATCGACGAGCAAGCCCTTGTCGCGGCGTTACGCAACAAGGTCATCTGGGGTGCAGGGCTGGACGTGTTCGAAGAGGAGCCTAACATCGCAGCAGGCTTAGCCGAGCTCGACAACGTTGTCATCGTTCCGCACATTGCTTCGGCGACCATACAAACACGGCTGGCGATGGGTAAGATTGCGACCGACAATGTGATTAGCGTGCTCAAGGGCGAGCCGCCACACACCTGTATCAATCCGGAAGTACTCAAGTGA